Proteins encoded together in one Carya illinoinensis cultivar Pawnee chromosome 3, C.illinoinensisPawnee_v1, whole genome shotgun sequence window:
- the LOC122302550 gene encoding uncharacterized protein LOC122302550 produces the protein MSQGYAIELYFDPALENQVLKAWNVLARRQISTQLIEIESRPHITLFSSPSIDLPMLENVVKSFASKQESLPLSFSSIGSLPDENNVLFLSPTPSLSLLQFQAQLCDTMKREGVEITDEYRQDSWIPYCAVAQQVPKTRMAEAFCVLRDLKMPVTGYAMDIGLVEFSPVRELFSFVLGNSVEA, from the coding sequence ATGTCACAAGGCTATGCTATAGAGCTTTACTTCGATCCCGCCCTCGAAAACCAGGTCTTGAAGGCCTGGAACGTGCTCGCTCGTCGCCAAATCAGCACGCAACTCATCGAAATTGAATCCCGTCCACATATCACCCTCTTCTCCAGCCCCTCTATCGATCTGCCGATGCTCGAAAACGTAGTTAAGAGCTTTGCTTCAAAGCAAGAATCTTTGCCTCTATCTTTCTCTTCAATTGGGAGTCTTCCCGATGAAAACAACGTGCTTTTTCTATCGCCTACGCCCTCGTTGTCGCTTCTCCAGTTCCAGGCGCAATTGTGCGATACAATGAAGAGGGAAGGGGTAGAAATAACGGATGAGTATAGACAAGACTCGTGGATTCCTTATTGCGCCGTTGCTCAGCAAGTGCCGAAGACTCGGATGGCCGAGGCATTTTGCGTATTGCGGGACTTGAAGATGCCGGTTACCGGGTATGCTATGGATATAGGGTTGGTGGAGTTTTCTCCAGTGCGCGAACTGTTCTCCTTTGTGCTCGGCAATTCGGTAGAAGCATGA